A window of the Phaseolus vulgaris cultivar G19833 chromosome 5, P. vulgaris v2.0, whole genome shotgun sequence genome harbors these coding sequences:
- the LOC137834319 gene encoding uncharacterized protein, whose protein sequence is MVERFEGGWEHEVWVRPLKIVSGGNSVMERSYFSGKIIGWVLESKLVSQLLGVVHLSSPSLDYEDKWVWKDGVCAAYSVNSTYGFLKGVLEEESSSLYNFCWKILALPSIHITALRVLENKIATKVNLARREITVDSTVCCFCKEKEETTSRLFFECRVA, encoded by the exons ATGGTGGAGAGATTTGAAGGAGGTTGGGAACATGAAGTCTGGGTTCGTCCTTTGAAGATCGTTTCAGGTGGGAACTCGGTAATGGAAAGAAGTTACTTTTCTGGGAAGATAATTGGTTGGGTTCTG gaaTCTAAACTGGTTTCTCAACTTCTTGGGGTTGTTCACCTTTCGAGCCCCTCTTTGGATTACGAGGATAAATGGGTCTGGAAGGATGGTGTTTGCGCTGCATATTCTGTTAACTCAACTTATGGTTTTTTAAAGGGCGTGTTAGAAGAGGAGTCTTCGAGTTTGTATAACTTTTGTTGGAAAATTTTGGCTTTGCCTTCAATTCACATTACTGCTTTGAGGGTCTTGGAGAACAAGATTGCTACCAAGGTCAATCTGGCAAGACGTGAGATTACGGTGGATAGCACAGTTTGTTGCTTTTGTAAGGAGAAAGAGGAAACTACAAGTCGTTTGTTCTTTGAATGTAGAGTTGCTTGA